Proteins found in one Rahnella aquatilis CIP 78.65 = ATCC 33071 genomic segment:
- a CDS encoding alpha/beta fold hydrolase, with the protein MTDITPSAVVSAAPFAVADLTLSGFTHRYATVDGVRLHYVSGGNPQGKVLLLLAGFPQTWYAWRNVMKALAEDFWLVAPDLPGQGDSDRPQTGYDTQSLAQKIHGLMQLLGHKRYSLAAHDVGAWVAYPYAAMYGGEVQRLALLDAGIPGITLPDALPVTPDKSWKTWHFAFHTLPDLPEALIAGNERVYLDWFLRRKTAAPDAFTDDDISEYLRVFLKSGGLRAGLAYYRSVTESAEQNRELNRRGKLKMPVLAVSADQGSIPDMAIPLHAFAENVTGIIIPHSGHFIPDEQPEALARELHNFFTM; encoded by the coding sequence ATGACTGATATCACCCCGTCCGCTGTAGTATCTGCTGCGCCTTTTGCTGTCGCTGATCTCACCCTTTCCGGTTTTACGCATCGCTACGCCACCGTCGACGGTGTGCGGTTGCATTATGTCAGCGGCGGAAACCCGCAAGGCAAAGTGTTGTTGCTGCTGGCTGGCTTCCCGCAAACCTGGTACGCGTGGCGCAATGTGATGAAAGCACTGGCAGAGGATTTCTGGCTGGTGGCACCGGACCTGCCCGGTCAGGGCGATTCGGACCGGCCGCAGACCGGTTACGACACACAAAGTCTGGCGCAGAAAATCCACGGGTTAATGCAGCTTCTCGGCCACAAGCGTTATTCACTGGCAGCGCATGATGTCGGCGCGTGGGTGGCATATCCTTACGCCGCGATGTATGGCGGGGAAGTGCAACGTCTCGCGCTGCTGGATGCGGGGATCCCCGGGATCACCTTACCGGACGCGCTGCCGGTCACACCGGACAAGTCGTGGAAAACCTGGCATTTTGCCTTCCACACGTTGCCTGATTTGCCTGAAGCGCTGATCGCCGGTAATGAACGCGTGTATCTCGACTGGTTTTTACGCCGCAAAACTGCCGCGCCGGATGCTTTTACTGACGACGATATCAGCGAGTATCTGCGGGTGTTTCTGAAAAGCGGCGGCCTGCGCGCCGGGCTGGCGTATTACCGGTCGGTCACAGAATCGGCTGAGCAAAACCGTGAACTGAACCGTCGCGGAAAACTGAAAATGCCGGTGCTGGCGGTCAGCGCCGATCAGGGGTCGATCCCGGATATGGCGATTCCCCTGCACGCTTTCGCTGAAAATGTTACCGGCATCATCATCCCTCACAGCGGTCATTTCATTCCCGACGAACAACCGGAAGCCTTAGCCCGTGAACTGCATAATTTCTTCACAATGTGA
- a CDS encoding TetR/AcrR family transcriptional regulator has translation MASSSPKDRGRPREFDTELALDNAMTVFREKGFHAASISDLSQAMNLTAGSIYKAFSDKRTLFLNVFERYTSLRNIQLRQQIERAATGRERIAEVLRFYLRSSHEIEGRRGCLVVGSTVGLLTLDDELAALVRQAIMRNKSFLASLIEQGQQDGSVAADIDAQAASSLLLWIVLGMRVAGKVENNQASETTLKLALKILD, from the coding sequence ATGGCATCCTCTTCCCCGAAGGATCGTGGTCGTCCGCGTGAATTCGATACTGAACTTGCACTGGATAACGCCATGACGGTGTTTCGTGAAAAAGGCTTTCATGCGGCGTCCATCAGCGATCTCAGTCAGGCCATGAATCTCACCGCAGGCAGTATTTATAAAGCCTTCAGCGATAAACGTACTCTGTTTCTCAACGTATTTGAACGCTACACCTCGCTGCGAAATATCCAGTTACGCCAGCAAATCGAACGCGCCGCCACTGGCCGCGAACGCATTGCCGAAGTACTGCGCTTTTACCTGCGTTCTTCCCATGAAATTGAAGGCCGCCGCGGATGTCTGGTCGTCGGCAGCACCGTCGGGTTGCTCACGCTGGATGACGAACTCGCCGCGCTGGTGCGTCAGGCCATTATGCGCAACAAATCGTTCCTCGCCTCCCTTATTGAACAGGGCCAGCAGGACGGTTCTGTCGCGGCGGATATCGATGCGCAGGCCGCATCATCCCTGCTGTTATGGATCGTTTTAGGCATGCGTGTCGCCGGTAAAGTCGAAAACAATCAGGCCAGCGAAACCACGCTGAAACTGGCGCTTAAAATCCTCGATTAA
- a CDS encoding SDR family oxidoreductase produces MTDSKKALIIGASRGIGLGVVDVLAKRGWQVTATTRDAVPAKTPAAVEWVKLDINKSEAREAVKDALSESHFDLIFVNAGVFGPDHQDLHQASDEEIIQLFLTNAISPVRCAGELLPFLNHRTGVLALMTSELSSLNENDVATYPLYSASKAALNMLTRGLLEQIEKQELTLLSVHPGWVQTDMGGENATLTVTESATGIVDQFEAWRGKGGHHFVEYSGRELRW; encoded by the coding sequence ATGACTGACTCTAAGAAAGCATTGATCATCGGCGCATCACGCGGTATCGGTTTGGGTGTGGTGGATGTACTCGCAAAACGCGGCTGGCAGGTTACCGCCACAACGCGTGATGCCGTTCCGGCCAAAACCCCGGCGGCTGTTGAATGGGTAAAACTGGACATCAATAAATCCGAAGCGCGGGAGGCGGTGAAAGACGCACTTTCCGAAAGCCATTTTGATCTGATTTTTGTGAATGCAGGCGTGTTTGGTCCGGATCATCAGGATCTTCATCAGGCCAGCGATGAAGAAATTATTCAGTTGTTTTTGACTAACGCCATTTCCCCTGTCCGTTGCGCCGGTGAATTACTGCCTTTCCTGAACCACCGCACCGGCGTGCTGGCACTGATGACCTCTGAACTGTCGAGCCTCAATGAGAATGACGTGGCGACTTATCCGCTTTATTCCGCCAGTAAAGCTGCGCTGAATATGCTGACCCGCGGGTTGCTGGAACAGATTGAAAAACAAGAACTGACGCTGCTTTCCGTGCATCCGGGCTGGGTACAGACTGATATGGGCGGTGAAAATGCCACACTCACCGTGACCGAAAGCGCCACCGGCATTGTCGATCAGTTCGAAGCCTGGCGCGGCAAAGGTGGCCATCACTTTGTTGAATATTCCGGCCGTGAGCTGCGCTGGTAA
- a CDS encoding DUF3750 domain-containing protein produces the protein MIAIKWVSLGFVLVLLLSFGYSYARATQTRTEPAGQSWSTARRTSAGIAPDPVRLKSIAIIQIYAAPTYGWRGLVAVHPWIIYKREGETAFTRYDVISWGSTNVVRRDYAIPDGYWFGSQPRILVDHRGAQAQIMIPKIEAAIKSYPYPHTYHAWPGPNSNTFIAHIGREVPDLALDLPSNAIGKDYRGITNPIGLPPSGRGVQVSLLGLLGVTLGVEEGVEVNVLGLNLGIDVKNPALRLPFVGRVGFDNPGKAEL, from the coding sequence ATGATCGCCATAAAGTGGGTAAGTCTCGGGTTTGTTCTGGTTTTACTGCTGTCTTTCGGATATAGCTACGCCAGAGCAACACAAACCCGGACAGAACCCGCAGGCCAGAGCTGGTCAACGGCACGACGGACTTCAGCCGGTATTGCGCCGGATCCTGTCAGACTGAAAAGCATCGCCATTATCCAGATTTATGCCGCGCCCACTTATGGCTGGCGCGGGCTGGTGGCGGTTCATCCGTGGATAATTTACAAACGTGAAGGTGAAACAGCATTTACCCGTTATGACGTGATCAGCTGGGGCAGCACCAACGTGGTGCGCCGTGATTATGCTATTCCCGATGGTTATTGGTTTGGCTCGCAGCCCCGGATACTGGTCGATCACCGTGGCGCGCAGGCGCAAATAATGATCCCAAAAATAGAGGCGGCGATCAAAAGCTATCCGTATCCGCATACTTATCATGCGTGGCCGGGGCCAAACAGTAATACGTTTATCGCGCATATCGGGCGTGAAGTGCCGGATCTGGCGCTTGATCTTCCTTCCAATGCGATCGGCAAAGATTACCGGGGAATTACAAATCCGATCGGTTTACCGCCATCAGGGCGCGGTGTGCAGGTTTCTCTGCTGGGACTGCTGGGCGTGACGCTGGGCGTGGAAGAGGGCGTTGAAGTCAACGTGCTTGGGCTGAATCTGGGTATTGATGTGAAGAACCCGGCATTACGGTTGCCGTTTGTCGGACGGGTCGGCTTTGATAATCCGGGCAAAGCGGAGCTTTAA
- the fumA gene encoding class I fumarate hydratase FumA, whose protein sequence is MSNKPFYYQNPFPVSKDDTEYYLLTKEHVSVSTFDGEDVLKVEPQALTLLAQQAFHDASFMLRPAHQQQVASILHDPESSENDKYVALQFLRNSEIAAKGILPTCQDTGTAIIMGKKGQRVWTGGGDEASLSQGVYNTFIEDNLRYSQNAALDMYKEVNTGTNLPAQIDLYSVDGDEYKFLCIAKGGGSANKTYLYQETKALITPAKLKDYLVDKMRTLGTAACPPYHIAFVIGGTSAEATLKTVKLASTHYYDGLPTEGNEHGQAFRDVNLEQELLAEANNLGLGAQFGGKYFAHDIRVVRLPRHGASCPVGMGVSCSADRNIKAKINRDGIWIEKLEDNPGQYIPEALREQGEAGVVKVDLNRPMPEILAQLSEYPVSTRLSLSGTIIVGRDIAHAKLKERLDNGEGLPQYIKDHPIYYAGPAKTPEGYASGSLGPTTAGRMDSYVDLLQSNGGSMIMLAKGNRSQQVTDACHKHGGFYLGSIGGPAAVLAQQSIKSLECVEYPELGMEAIWKIEVENFPAFILVDDKGNDFFQQIHANTCAKCVK, encoded by the coding sequence ATGTCGAACAAACCGTTCTATTATCAGAATCCCTTCCCTGTTTCCAAAGATGACACCGAATATTATCTGCTGACCAAAGAGCATGTCTCCGTCAGCACCTTCGACGGCGAAGACGTGTTAAAAGTGGAACCGCAGGCGTTAACGCTTCTGGCTCAGCAGGCATTTCACGACGCGTCATTCATGCTGCGACCTGCGCATCAGCAACAAGTGGCTTCCATTCTTCATGACCCGGAATCCAGCGAAAACGACAAATATGTCGCGCTTCAATTCCTGAGAAACTCTGAAATCGCTGCCAAAGGTATTCTGCCGACCTGTCAGGACACCGGCACCGCGATCATCATGGGTAAAAAAGGTCAGCGCGTCTGGACCGGCGGCGGCGACGAAGCCAGCCTGTCTCAGGGCGTATACAACACCTTCATCGAGGATAACCTGCGCTATTCCCAGAACGCCGCGCTGGATATGTACAAAGAAGTGAACACCGGCACCAACCTGCCTGCACAAATCGACCTCTACAGTGTCGATGGTGATGAGTACAAATTCCTGTGCATCGCCAAAGGCGGCGGTTCGGCGAATAAAACCTATCTGTATCAGGAAACCAAAGCGCTGATCACCCCGGCTAAGCTGAAAGATTATCTGGTGGATAAAATGCGCACCCTGGGAACCGCAGCCTGCCCGCCGTACCACATTGCGTTTGTGATTGGCGGTACGTCTGCTGAAGCGACGCTGAAAACCGTAAAACTGGCCTCCACGCATTATTACGATGGTCTGCCAACGGAAGGTAACGAGCACGGTCAGGCATTCCGTGATGTGAATCTCGAACAGGAACTGCTGGCCGAAGCCAACAATCTTGGTCTCGGCGCGCAGTTCGGCGGCAAATACTTTGCCCACGATATCCGCGTAGTACGTCTGCCACGTCACGGTGCATCCTGTCCGGTCGGGATGGGCGTTTCCTGCTCCGCAGACCGTAATATCAAGGCCAAAATCAACCGTGACGGTATCTGGATCGAAAAACTGGAAGACAATCCGGGCCAGTACATTCCTGAAGCCCTGCGTGAGCAAGGCGAAGCCGGTGTGGTGAAAGTTGACCTGAACCGTCCGATGCCTGAAATCCTGGCGCAGCTTTCTGAATATCCGGTGTCTACCCGCCTGTCCCTGAGCGGTACGATTATCGTCGGTCGTGACATCGCACACGCCAAACTGAAAGAGCGTCTGGATAACGGCGAAGGTTTGCCGCAGTACATCAAAGATCACCCGATCTACTACGCGGGCCCGGCGAAAACCCCGGAAGGTTACGCCTCCGGCTCCCTCGGCCCAACCACCGCTGGCCGTATGGATTCTTACGTAGATCTTCTGCAATCCAACGGCGGCAGCATGATCATGCTGGCCAAAGGTAACCGCAGCCAGCAGGTGACCGACGCCTGCCATAAACACGGCGGTTTCTATCTCGGTAGCATCGGCGGCCCGGCAGCGGTTCTGGCGCAGCAAAGCATCAAGAGTCTGGAATGTGTGGAATATCCTGAATTAGGAATGGAAGCCATCTGGAAAATCGAAGTCGAAAACTTCCCGGCGTTCATCCTGGTCGATGACAAAGGCAACGATTTCTTCCAGCAAATCCACGCCAATACTTGCGCGAAGTGTGTGAAGTAA
- a CDS encoding anion permease translates to MSEISKTAVKEPAKKAESGKKNRWIFMALPVLVSVLLLLVPVPAGLEPHAWHFFAIFVGVIIGLIFEPLPGAVIGLTGVVVIALFSQWLLFSPAELADPKFKTAAQSFKWAVSGFGNSTVWLIFGAFMFAAGYDKTQFGRRLALILVKYLGRRSLTLGYAITFADLLLAPFTPSNTARSGGTIYPIIANLPPLYGSKPNDPSARKIGSYLMWVAITAACITSSMFLSALAPNLLALGIVNSVTGINISWGTWFIAFLPVGLLLLLTMPLLAYWFYPPEVKINDEVPRWATAELAKLGRMSRHEILLLVFVCCALAMWIFAASFIEPAMAALLVVVLMLWTGVLNWNDITSNKPAWNTFAWFATLVALADGLSRTGFIAWLGKEGAALMGGISPGAATIALLLAFYLLHYLFASTTAHTTALLPAMLTIGAAIPGINMQVFCLLMVTSLGVMGIITPYGTGPSPIYYGSGYLPTKDYWRLGTIFGAIFLIALLVIGYPWMVMMF, encoded by the coding sequence ATGAGCGAAATATCAAAAACTGCGGTGAAAGAACCAGCGAAAAAAGCCGAATCAGGCAAAAAAAATCGCTGGATCTTTATGGCACTTCCCGTGCTGGTGTCCGTGCTGTTGCTGCTGGTTCCGGTGCCTGCCGGGCTTGAACCACACGCATGGCATTTCTTCGCCATCTTCGTGGGGGTTATTATTGGTCTGATTTTCGAGCCATTACCGGGTGCCGTCATCGGCCTGACCGGCGTGGTGGTCATCGCCCTGTTCAGTCAATGGTTGCTTTTCAGCCCGGCTGAGCTGGCAGATCCTAAATTCAAAACCGCCGCACAGTCCTTCAAATGGGCAGTCAGTGGTTTTGGTAACTCCACAGTATGGTTAATCTTCGGCGCGTTCATGTTTGCCGCTGGCTACGATAAAACCCAGTTCGGCCGCCGTCTGGCGCTGATCCTGGTGAAATATCTTGGCCGCCGCAGCCTGACGCTCGGTTATGCCATCACCTTTGCTGACCTGTTACTGGCACCGTTCACACCTTCCAACACCGCGCGCAGCGGCGGCACGATCTACCCGATCATTGCCAACCTGCCGCCGTTGTACGGCTCAAAACCGAATGACCCGAGCGCGCGCAAAATCGGTTCTTACCTGATGTGGGTGGCGATCACCGCCGCCTGTATCACCAGTTCGATGTTCCTGTCTGCACTGGCACCTAATCTGCTGGCACTGGGCATCGTGAACAGTGTGACCGGTATTAACATTTCCTGGGGCACGTGGTTCATCGCCTTCCTGCCGGTTGGTCTGCTGCTTCTGCTGACCATGCCACTGCTGGCGTACTGGTTCTACCCGCCGGAAGTGAAAATCAATGACGAAGTGCCGCGCTGGGCCACCGCTGAGCTGGCAAAACTGGGCAGAATGTCCCGTCATGAGATTTTGTTGCTGGTGTTCGTCTGCTGCGCCCTGGCGATGTGGATTTTCGCTGCGAGCTTTATCGAACCGGCAATGGCCGCACTGCTTGTCGTGGTACTGATGCTGTGGACCGGCGTGCTGAACTGGAATGACATCACCAGCAACAAACCCGCCTGGAATACCTTCGCCTGGTTCGCCACGCTGGTCGCGCTGGCTGACGGCCTATCCCGCACCGGTTTTATCGCCTGGCTGGGCAAAGAAGGCGCGGCACTGATGGGGGGCATTTCGCCGGGGGCAGCAACCATCGCCCTGCTGCTGGCGTTCTATCTGCTGCATTACCTTTTCGCCAGCACCACGGCACATACCACTGCCCTGTTACCGGCCATGCTGACCATCGGTGCGGCAATCCCAGGCATCAACATGCAGGTATTCTGTTTGCTGATGGTGACGTCTCTGGGCGTCATGGGGATCATTACCCCGTACGGTACCGGCCCAAGCCCGATTTATTACGGTAGCGGTTATCTGCCAACCAAAGATTACTGGCGTCTCGGAACCATCTTTGGTGCCATCTTCCTGATTGCCTTACTGGTCATCGGTTATCCGTGGATGGTGATGATGTTCTGA